One window of Drosophila bipectinata strain 14024-0381.07 chromosome 4, DbipHiC1v2, whole genome shotgun sequence genomic DNA carries:
- the ATPsynbeta gene encoding ATP synthase subunit beta, mitochondrial, producing the protein MFALRAASKADKSLLPFLGQLSRGHAAKAAAKAVGGANGKIVAVIGAVVDVQFDDNLPPILNALEVDNRSPRLVLEVAQHLGENTVRTIAMDGTEGLVRGQKVLDTGYPIRIPVGAETLGRIINVIGEPIDERGPIPTDKTAPIHAEAPEFVEMSVEQEILVTGIKVVDLLAPYAKGGKIGLFGGAGVGKTVLIMELINNVAKAHGGYSVFAGVGERTREGNDLYNEMIESGVISLKDKTSKVALVYGQMNEPPGARARVALTGLTVAEYFRDQEGQDVLLFIDNIFRFTQAGSEVSALLGRIPSAVGYQPTLATDMGSMQERITTTKKGSITSVQAIYVPADDLTDPAPATTFAHLDATTVLSRAIAELGIYPAVDPLDSTSRIMDPNIIGQEHYNVARGVQKILQDYKSLQDIIAILGMDELSEEDKLTVARARKIQRFLSQPFQVAEVFTGHAGKLVPLEQTIKGFSQILAGEYDHLPEVAFYMVGPIEEVVEKADRLAKEAA; encoded by the exons ATGTTCGCGTTACGTGCTGCCTCCAAAGCCGACAAGAGTTTGCTCCCATTTTTGGGGCAATTGT CTCGTGGACATGCCGCCAAAGCAGCTGCTAAAGCAGTTGGTGGAGCCAACGGAAAAATTGTGGCTGTCATTGGAGCTGTTGTCGATGTGCAGTTTGACGATAACTTGCCGCCAATATTAAATGCTTTGGAAGTTGACAATCGCTCTCCTCGCTTAGTGCTAGAAGTAGCTCAGCACTTGGGCGAAAACACTGTGCGCACTATTGCCATGGATGGAACAGAGGGCTTGGTTCGCGGACAGAAGGTTCTAGATACTGGATACCCGATCCGTATTCCTGTTGGTGCTGAAACCTTGGGACGCATTATTAATGTTATAG GTGAACCTATTGATGAGCGTGGTCCAATTCCAACCGACAAAACGGCTCCTATTCATGCGGAGGCTCCAGAGTTTGTTGAAATGTCAGTGGAGCAGGAGATCTTGGTCACTGGAATAAAAGTTGTTGATCTTCTGGCCCCCTACGCTAAGGGTGGAAAAATTGGTTTGTTTGGCGGCGCTGGAGTCGGAAAAACTGTTTTGATTATGGAGCTAATTAATAACGTGGCTAAAGCCCATGGTGGATATTCAGTTTTTGCTGGAGTCGGCGAACGCACCCGTGAGGGAAATGACTTGTACAATGAAATGATTGAATCTGGTGTCATTTCACTCAAAGATAAAACATCAAAGGTAGCTTTGGTTTACGGTCAAATGAATGAGCCACCAGGTGCCCGTGCCCGTGTTGCTTTAACTGGACTCACTGTAGCTGAGTATTTCCGTGATCAAGAAGGACAGGATGTACTACTCTTTATTGATAACATTTTCCGATTCACCCAAGCTGGTTCTGAAGTGTCAGCGTTGTTGGGACGTATTCCATCGGCCGTAGGTTACCAACCAACTTTAGCCACTGACATGGGTTCTATGCAGGAACGTATTACTACTACCAAGAAGGGATCTATTACCTCTGTGCAGGCTATTTATGTGCCAGCTGATGATTTAACTGATCCTGCACCAGCAACTACTTTTGCTCATTTGGACGCTACAACTGTATTGTCTCGTGCGATTGCTGAGTTAGGTATCTACCCAGCGGTGGACCCTCTGGATTCCACTTCCCGTATTATGGACCCCAACATTATTGGTCAAGAACATTACAATGTTGCTCGCGGTGTTCAGAAAATTTTGCAGGATTACAAATCCTTGCAGGATATTATTGCAATCCTGGGAATGGATGAGTTGTCTGAAGAAGACAAACTTACAGTCGCACGTGCCCGCAAGATTCAGCGCTTTTTATCACAGCCATTCCAAGTGGCTGAAGTCTTTACAGGGCATGCTGGAAAACTAGTTCCATTGGAGCAAACTATTAAGGGCTTCTCCCAAATTCTGGCTGGAGAATATGATCATCTGCCTGAAGTAGCTTTCTATATGGTTGGACCTATAGAGGAAGTTGTTGAAAAGGCTGACCGACTAGCAAAAGAAGCTGCataa